Part of the Lucilia cuprina isolate Lc7/37 chromosome 5, ASM2204524v1, whole genome shotgun sequence genome is shown below.
taactaAGTTAACTGATCCTatatccataactgaaaaacacaatcatcggttaaagtccgcctaaatttattccgagtttaatctaacagcaagttcaGCCTtatttaactgaggagtaagaaacccggccttaatagattaaaaaagaaacaatagaaaaatgtccatcaatttttttttcgtgtGTAAATGAAAATGCTGAATTAGGATTAATAACGGAAAGTATTGCTCCATCATTTaacttttaatgtatttttgtataaaatgcaaatttatttagCATGAGGACAAAtaacagtttttgtttataaattttcacaTTTGCACGCATTCAAGTGTTTATGAACACGAATCAAGGGAATGCtcaaaaagttaaaatgaaaaatagtcAGGTCAAACAAAACTCTACGATACCTTAAACAAGATATTTTCATTTTcggaaaaatatacataaatcagcatttttttacaaaaactgtgATTTATATGCATGTAAATGTTTAACTTGTTTGTGGTAGACCTATCTATGCGATAAATCGGTATACTTGGTACCATTTCTTGTTTAAAACATAAGCCACTCACTacgtattttgattttttttttaatatttctgttgagctttttgaaaaaaactcttGTATCTAAATTCCACAAATTCGTATGtaaattcttatttatatttttcttgttatttgcaaaatttaatatatcttTACAGTCACAAAAACTATCCACAAAATGAGTTCTGCACAAACGGATTTAAACCTAAAAGTTAAAAAGTCCAGCGATAAGATATCCGAAAATATACACATTGTTGCAAATGATCCATCTTTAGCATTTTTTCGCATACAAGAACATGTCCGCAAGGTTATACAGCCAATTTTAGACAAACGCATCGAAGTTATaatgttgcaaaaaaatttacaggGACATTGTTTCGATATGGAATATGCTGTTAGAgcaatgaaaaatattgaacattCAGATGGCATATTTGATCAGGTGCAGGATATGATAAAAAACTCCATATTTTTAAAGCAACAATTGAAATATgaacaaatcaaaaataaactGGATAAGGAGACACAAAAGAATTCGGTTTACAAACGATTTTCGGCTCACTTGGCATTAGACTTGCCGGATTTTACCGATATAACAGGAGTAATGAGAGAAACAAGTTCACGTATGGAAACAATGATCACATTGAACAAGGATAATGCAAACACCACACATCCACCCAATAACATGGAACAGTTACAACGTTCACATACTACATTACAttgaaattaacttttaatatatttaaataaaaaaattaaaaaacattttattgaaattgtagttttgtttgatagacatacatacatatgtatttgttattactgtagtttttatttatgtatatatgtatgtaagcgCATACTCGAAACTTAttggtaaaaacaaaaacaatatttatttaatttgctaACCATGAGTGCGTTTATTGAACTCTGTGCTTAAtcatatttaaaacaacaacacacataTCATGTGGTCGGTTTGCaataaagttgtttattttgaaccaaatttttttaacattacaaCTAATCTGCATACTTGCAAATATCAAACACTATTGCcaaaaattgcaatatttttattataattaaaaaaaaaatcataattgcACAATATACCTAcctatatattttcaaatatttttaggcATGGGAcatatttgtaaattaatttgaacttaagacaaatattaaacacacttagggcgagtttttctgataaagataatcttcattctttgggttaaacctggtttaatatatgtctcgtatttttcagttatcagtaaagttacatattatcttagtttaactgagtgtaattggccaattaaactcaagttataagtga
Proteins encoded:
- the LOC111676834 gene encoding BLOC-1-related complex subunit 8 homolog isoform X1, which encodes MFTKTIHKMSSAQTDLNLKVKKSSDKISENIHIVANDPSLAFFRIQEHVRKVIQPILDKRIEVIMLQKNLQGHCFDMEYAVRAMKNIEHSDGIFDQVQDMIKNSIFLKQQLKYEQIKNKLDKETQKNSVYKRFSAHLALDLPDFTDITGVMRETSSRMETMITLNKDNANTTHPPNNMEQLQRSHTTLH
- the LOC111676834 gene encoding BLOC-1-related complex subunit 8 homolog isoform X2, with protein sequence MSSAQTDLNLKVKKSSDKISENIHIVANDPSLAFFRIQEHVRKVIQPILDKRIEVIMLQKNLQGHCFDMEYAVRAMKNIEHSDGIFDQVQDMIKNSIFLKQQLKYEQIKNKLDKETQKNSVYKRFSAHLALDLPDFTDITGVMRETSSRMETMITLNKDNANTTHPPNNMEQLQRSHTTLH